The Marinilongibacter aquaticus genome has a window encoding:
- the dtd gene encoding D-aminoacyl-tRNA deacylase, protein MIAVLQRVSEASVRIDGRVQGEIKQGFLVLLGVAQDDDESDLEWICKKTVGMRVFSDEEGKMNLNIEQVNGNVLLVSQFTLQASTKKGNRPSFIEAAKPELANALYTQAIQELSEQLGKKVETGVFGADMKISLINDGPVTIILDSKNKK, encoded by the coding sequence ATGATAGCAGTTTTGCAAAGGGTTTCCGAAGCCTCGGTACGTATAGATGGACGGGTGCAGGGTGAAATCAAACAGGGATTTTTGGTCTTGCTCGGTGTGGCACAGGACGACGACGAGTCGGATTTGGAATGGATCTGCAAAAAAACAGTGGGCATGCGGGTATTCTCTGACGAAGAGGGGAAAATGAATTTGAATATTGAACAAGTGAATGGGAATGTGCTGTTGGTGAGCCAATTTACTTTGCAAGCCTCTACGAAAAAGGGCAACCGGCCTTCTTTTATTGAAGCCGCAAAACCCGAGTTGGCGAATGCACTTTACACGCAGGCCATTCAAGAATTGAGCGAGCAGTTGGGCAAAAAAGTTGAAACGGGTGTTTTTGGTGCCGACATGAAGATTTCTTTGATCAATGACGGCCCTGTGACAATAATTCTGGATTCGAAAAACAAGAAGTAG
- the mgtE gene encoding magnesium transporter has protein sequence MANFELTKEFLEELVLAIDNKDLAFLKEHVAELYPADIANILYELDGPHAHYLFKTLDTESGADVLSSIDSEDRNRFIEEQFSEEEIALYVDHFDSDDAVDLLNEQDIEVREKVIALLEDREQARFILDLLHYPEDVAGGLMQKELVKVFEDQTVSECVEQIREQAEAVDKVYAVYVVDENNVLKGIVSLKEIVLARKNTKIGNLVQKDIVWVETTMPGEEVAEVMQRYDLEAVPVVNTMQRLLGRITIDDVVDFITERAEEDFQAITGITGEAEEDDTVWELAKSRLPWLVVGVFGSLLAATVIKGFEAQLAKVTALALFIPIMGSTGGNVGIQTSSLIVQSLAEKTSLSLSLVERLLKVAKVALVNGIVIGALAGGYVFLIGEPELFWVVCLALLSVVFLSSFMGTVTPLLLDKLGVNPAVASGPFITTANDLVGIGTYFLIANLLL, from the coding sequence ATGGCAAATTTTGAATTAACCAAAGAATTTCTCGAAGAACTGGTTCTGGCGATAGACAACAAGGATTTGGCCTTTTTGAAAGAGCATGTGGCCGAATTGTACCCTGCGGATATCGCCAATATTCTTTACGAGCTCGATGGGCCGCACGCCCATTATTTATTCAAGACATTGGATACGGAATCGGGAGCCGATGTGCTCTCCAGTATTGATTCCGAGGATCGTAACCGTTTCATCGAAGAGCAGTTTTCGGAAGAAGAAATTGCTTTGTACGTCGATCATTTCGACTCGGATGATGCGGTGGATTTGCTGAATGAACAGGATATCGAGGTACGGGAGAAGGTTATTGCCTTGCTCGAAGACCGTGAACAAGCCCGATTCATTCTCGATTTGCTGCACTATCCCGAAGATGTGGCGGGTGGTTTGATGCAGAAAGAGCTCGTCAAAGTGTTCGAGGACCAGACCGTGAGCGAGTGCGTGGAACAAATTCGCGAACAGGCCGAAGCGGTAGATAAGGTCTACGCCGTTTATGTGGTGGATGAAAACAATGTACTCAAAGGCATTGTGTCTTTGAAGGAAATTGTGCTTGCCCGGAAGAATACCAAGATCGGAAATTTGGTGCAGAAGGATATTGTGTGGGTAGAAACGACAATGCCTGGGGAAGAGGTGGCGGAGGTGATGCAGCGTTACGATTTGGAAGCCGTGCCTGTGGTGAACACCATGCAAAGATTGCTGGGCAGGATTACTATCGATGACGTCGTCGATTTCATCACCGAAAGGGCCGAGGAGGATTTCCAGGCCATTACCGGTATCACGGGTGAGGCCGAAGAGGACGATACTGTTTGGGAATTGGCCAAAAGCCGTTTGCCTTGGCTCGTCGTAGGCGTTTTCGGTAGCTTATTGGCAGCCACAGTGATTAAGGGTTTCGAAGCACAATTGGCCAAAGTGACGGCCTTGGCACTTTTTATCCCGATTATGGGTTCGACGGGCGGAAATGTAGGCATTCAAACCTCGTCTTTGATCGTACAGAGTTTGGCCGAAAAAACTTCTCTGAGCTTGAGTTTAGTCGAACGTTTGCTGAAAGTGGCCAAAGTGGCTTTGGTAAATGGAATAGTTATTGGGGCCTTGGCGGGCGGTTATGTCTTTTTGATCGGTGAACCCGAGCTTTTTTGGGTCGTTTGTTTGGCCCTGTTGTCGGTGGTTTTTCTTTCTTCTTTTATGGGAACCGTCACGCCGCTTTTATTGGATAAATTGGGGGTGAATCCGGCAGTGGCTTCCGGCCCTTTTATAACTACTGCCAATGATCTTGTAGGGATCGGGACGTATTTCCTGATTGCCAATTTACTTTTATAA
- a CDS encoding Lrp/AsnC family transcriptional regulator — protein MDNTDKKILRLLQKNAQLTFKEIADQINLTQTPVFDRVKRMEKEGIISKYVTILNRQKLGNSLTVYSQVTLIKQTIEVSSKFDEAISKLPEVVECHFVSGSFDYLLKIIVPDMETYHQFHQMKLSVIPGVSLINSYFVMSEVKSTTEIPI, from the coding sequence ATGGACAATACAGACAAAAAGATTCTTCGCCTATTGCAGAAAAACGCCCAACTTACTTTTAAAGAAATTGCCGATCAGATCAATTTAACGCAGACTCCTGTGTTTGATCGAGTAAAACGTATGGAAAAGGAAGGGATCATTTCGAAATACGTGACGATCCTCAATCGCCAAAAGCTGGGCAACTCGCTGACAGTGTACAGCCAAGTGACCTTGATTAAGCAAACAATTGAAGTTTCGAGCAAATTCGACGAGGCCATCAGCAAGTTACCCGAAGTGGTAGAATGCCATTTTGTGTCGGGCAGTTTCGACTACCTCTTAAAGATTATCGTACCCGATATGGAAACATATCACCAATTTCACCAAATGAAACTTTCGGTCATTCCGGGTGTATCCTTGATTAACAGTTATTTCGTGATGTCGGAAGTGAAAAGCACGACGGAAATTCCGATTTGA
- a CDS encoding 3-coathanger stack domain-containing protein, giving the protein MNPEFYATSALIDPSSTSGLSFKDTALYATPQIKVNTTYPGPTLDQLFYLGAKHQSGHIAYHSYSDQTFSFGNEWIINSLDYILSYPDYLPPHQMNLVKVVDDDTLATFSHNFGLIDDGNGVRYPATEINRFKVLKLSNNYYVFQGFGDPDRDSLFIFDDNLSPTSKKSLDFKFTDVFASSNRIALIKQSDQSLTMQVLDYNGSLINLNQFNEEIVNYSFDGNRLALFGIANIYVFNPSFSSYVAVPTSINEGLIVGNQLIYNKTGQTESLNLTNYESVTLSLEESKVLDAKNGYSYYLAFKDSLSLMNSTNSVIHSFSIPNYDKISFTGTYFVLSEELQNSSQVKVKVIDNSGHLLFDSTYPESIPMIITAEDVGEDLLLQVGSSLTKISPIGDIIWNYPKLCRHWKVMSDNSIWFISDGALKILARILPDNDRCNYQAPNPFEDSYCKNIGQEPIPVFARLRGTAPNLYMYSPSPFSPYTEEVYPSFGDFKFKWFKDETETDSSLLGYYYGPGVYKIQIQQFECTVESLSKNVAEDVALNPIAPILSTEKNVICIGDTIQIFSDSNPKWIDGYQNYGNPSDPRQEILNESKTFGAFNYSMKRQFYTLESEPNKYYSVQGPQYFSQLVPVCISDTTKIRIEITPKPSPPSLLASDPLVCLGETVQIFGSECSGNIKWDNEHIGSTRIITPTANTTYFAKCIVNDCESIATNINISVTQFNDNLTLSGQASPEHTHRGNQITSTQYNSTGSFSGYTAAKSISLEPGFKIDAGSSFAALVLPSCSN; this is encoded by the coding sequence TTGAATCCCGAGTTTTATGCTACATCAGCTCTAATAGATCCATCCTCCACTTCCGGTCTTAGTTTTAAGGACACCGCTTTATATGCAACACCCCAAATTAAGGTCAACACCACCTACCCTGGCCCTACTCTAGATCAGTTATTTTATCTTGGAGCCAAACATCAGTCTGGACACATTGCCTACCATTCTTATAGTGACCAAACCTTCTCATTTGGAAATGAATGGATAATCAATTCTTTGGATTACATCCTATCTTACCCAGACTATTTGCCTCCCCACCAAATGAACCTAGTCAAAGTTGTTGATGATGATACTTTAGCCACTTTCTCTCACAATTTTGGATTAATTGACGATGGAAATGGAGTGCGATACCCAGCAACTGAAATAAATCGATTTAAAGTATTAAAGCTTTCAAATAACTACTACGTCTTTCAAGGTTTCGGCGACCCAGATAGAGATTCCCTCTTTATCTTCGACGATAACTTAAGCCCAACGAGCAAAAAAAGCCTTGATTTTAAATTCACTGATGTATTCGCTTCTTCCAATAGGATTGCTTTAATAAAGCAAAGCGATCAAAGTTTAACAATGCAAGTATTAGATTACAATGGAAGCTTAATTAACCTGAATCAATTTAACGAAGAAATAGTTAATTACTCATTCGACGGCAACCGATTGGCTCTTTTCGGTATAGCTAACATATATGTTTTCAACCCTTCTTTCAGTAGTTACGTAGCCGTTCCTACCTCTATTAACGAAGGATTAATTGTTGGGAATCAGTTAATTTATAATAAAACCGGCCAAACCGAATCCCTTAACTTGACGAACTATGAATCCGTTACACTTTCCTTAGAGGAATCAAAAGTACTCGATGCAAAAAATGGTTATTCTTATTACCTAGCCTTCAAAGATTCCTTATCACTAATGAACTCTACGAACTCAGTTATCCATTCATTTAGCATTCCCAACTATGATAAAATAAGCTTTACCGGGACTTATTTTGTTCTTAGTGAAGAGTTGCAAAATAGTTCTCAAGTCAAGGTAAAGGTAATTGACAATTCTGGGCACCTTCTTTTTGATTCAACATACCCCGAAAGTATACCAATGATAATAACAGCCGAAGACGTCGGCGAAGACCTACTTCTTCAAGTTGGAAGTTCTCTAACAAAAATTAGTCCTATAGGGGATATTATCTGGAACTACCCCAAGCTTTGCAGACATTGGAAGGTCATGTCAGACAATAGCATTTGGTTCATTTCCGACGGGGCATTAAAAATACTAGCACGAATCCTTCCAGATAACGATCGCTGTAATTATCAGGCACCGAATCCGTTTGAAGATTCCTATTGTAAAAATATAGGTCAAGAACCTATTCCCGTTTTTGCCCGGCTTAGAGGTACTGCACCAAATTTATACATGTATTCCCCCTCTCCGTTTTCTCCATACACTGAAGAAGTTTATCCTTCATTTGGCGATTTTAAATTCAAATGGTTTAAAGATGAAACAGAAACGGACAGTTCTCTTTTGGGATATTATTATGGACCAGGTGTATACAAAATTCAGATTCAGCAATTTGAATGCACGGTAGAAAGCCTATCTAAAAATGTAGCTGAAGATGTTGCACTAAATCCCATCGCACCGATACTTTCTACAGAAAAAAACGTCATTTGTATTGGCGACACAATTCAAATATTTTCGGATAGTAATCCAAAATGGATTGACGGGTATCAAAATTACGGCAACCCCAGCGATCCAAGACAGGAAATATTAAACGAAAGCAAAACATTTGGAGCCTTCAACTACTCCATGAAGAGGCAGTTCTATACGCTCGAAAGTGAACCGAACAAATACTATTCGGTACAAGGACCACAATACTTTTCTCAACTAGTCCCTGTCTGCATATCGGATACCACTAAGATCCGAATTGAAATCACGCCCAAACCCAGCCCTCCATCCCTATTAGCTAGCGACCCTTTAGTTTGCCTGGGTGAAACTGTTCAAATATTCGGTTCAGAGTGCAGTGGTAATATAAAGTGGGACAATGAGCATATTGGAAGCACTAGAATAATCACACCTACGGCCAACACAACCTATTTTGCAAAATGCATCGTGAATGACTGTGAATCCATTGCCACCAATATAAATATTTCTGTTACACAATTTAACGACAATCTCACCTTAAGCGGTCAAGCCAGTCCAGAACATACACATAGAGGCAATCAAATTACAAGCACTCAATATAATTCCACGGGTTCATTTAGTGGATATACTGCTGCAAAAAGTATATCCTTAGAGCCAGGATTCAAAATTGATGCGGGAAGCAGCTTTGCAGCATTAGTACTACCAAGCTGTTCTAATTAA
- a CDS encoding PASTA domain-containing protein, whose protein sequence is MPKLSTNTKSDLLVHIGILFTAGLALLLVFFFLYLPWATNHDETLKVPDLKGLSIEAAEDALDSRGLSYEVSDSTFVAGLEPLSVHSQYPKPDATVKKGRKVFLTIITNKVPKVSIPDVVGRSVNSARNLLSSVGLQVEQVEYIPAIEKNTVLKIKFENQEVPISKTVPKGSKLVLVAGDGLGNTIMNVPDLVGMSKEEAELTVAGSSLNLGNVLIDNSSNMPAGTVVRQRPDVGSSIRVGEEISIWVSGN, encoded by the coding sequence ATGCCAAAACTCAGCACCAATACAAAGTCCGATCTGCTCGTGCACATCGGCATCTTGTTTACCGCAGGACTCGCCCTTTTGCTCGTGTTTTTCTTTCTGTATTTGCCCTGGGCCACCAATCACGACGAAACCCTAAAAGTACCTGACCTGAAAGGCTTGAGTATCGAAGCCGCCGAAGATGCACTCGACTCCCGTGGCCTTAGCTATGAAGTAAGCGACTCGACCTTTGTGGCCGGATTGGAACCACTGAGCGTGCATTCTCAATACCCAAAACCAGACGCCACCGTAAAAAAAGGCAGAAAGGTTTTCCTCACAATAATCACCAATAAAGTACCCAAAGTGAGCATTCCCGATGTGGTGGGCAGGTCGGTGAACTCGGCAAGAAACTTGCTTTCGAGCGTTGGCCTTCAGGTGGAGCAAGTGGAGTACATTCCCGCCATCGAAAAAAACACAGTGCTCAAAATCAAATTCGAAAATCAAGAGGTGCCCATCTCGAAAACAGTGCCGAAAGGATCGAAATTGGTTCTAGTCGCCGGAGACGGACTGGGCAATACAATCATGAATGTGCCGGATTTGGTGGGCATGAGCAAAGAAGAAGCGGAACTAACAGTAGCGGGCTCTTCGTTGAATCTAGGAAATGTACTGATAGACAATTCGAGCAATATGCCCGCGGGCACCGTGGTGCGTCAGCGGCCCGATGTGGGTAGTTCCATTCGCGTAGGCGAAGAAATAAGCATTTGGGTTTCGGGCAATTAA
- a CDS encoding riboflavin synthase has product MFTGIVESQAQVLDIVKKGTNKTFKLESPLASELKIDQSVSHNGVCLTVEKAEGKNYEVTAILETLEKTNLDKVEIGATINLERCMPANGRFDGHIVQGHVDQIGLLESIENFDGSYLLTFSYDSNLGHMTVEKGSICVNGISLTVVNSQADRFSVAIIPYTWAHTNLHALEIGQSVNLEFDIIGKYMQKIMQAHTK; this is encoded by the coding sequence ATGTTTACAGGAATTGTAGAAAGCCAAGCCCAAGTGCTGGATATCGTAAAAAAGGGCACGAACAAAACTTTCAAATTGGAATCGCCCTTGGCCAGCGAACTGAAAATCGATCAAAGCGTTTCGCACAATGGCGTTTGCCTCACAGTAGAAAAAGCAGAAGGCAAAAACTACGAAGTGACGGCCATTTTGGAAACCCTCGAAAAGACAAACCTGGACAAAGTGGAAATCGGAGCCACGATAAATTTAGAACGTTGCATGCCTGCCAATGGCCGCTTCGACGGACATATCGTACAAGGGCATGTGGACCAAATTGGCCTTCTGGAAAGTATCGAAAACTTTGACGGAAGCTATCTTCTGACCTTTTCCTATGACAGCAACCTCGGGCACATGACCGTGGAAAAGGGTTCGATATGTGTAAACGGGATAAGCCTGACGGTGGTCAATTCGCAAGCGGATAGGTTCTCCGTGGCCATTATCCCCTACACTTGGGCACATACAAATCTTCACGCCTTGGAAATTGGGCAAAGCGTAAATTTGGAATTTGATATTATTGGGAAATACATGCAAAAAATAATGCAGGCCCATACTAAGTAA
- a CDS encoding phytoene/squalene synthase family protein, producing MKALFDQTSYGCSKLVTNAYSTSFSMGIRLFGKEIQPAIYAIYGFVRYADEIVDTFQGYAQAELLDEFEAEYEKALERRISLNPILNAFQEVVHRYDLHEYVGHFMESMRKDLYVQDYKDEEEYKAYIYGSADVVGLMCLRVFVNNDEQRFRALKSYAIRLGSAFQKVNFLRDIQADLSDLGRSYFPNLRSTQLDNGSKTEIIEDIEADFHEAFKGIVQLPMSGRFGVYLAYRYYLGLLSKLKQMDSRQIMRGRIRISNGIKCVILVKAFVRYKLKMI from the coding sequence ATGAAAGCATTATTCGATCAAACAAGCTATGGCTGTTCCAAATTGGTGACCAATGCCTACAGTACTTCCTTTTCTATGGGTATTCGCCTTTTTGGAAAGGAGATTCAGCCTGCTATTTACGCCATCTACGGTTTTGTACGCTATGCCGACGAGATTGTGGACACGTTTCAAGGCTATGCTCAGGCCGAGCTTCTGGATGAATTTGAGGCAGAATACGAGAAGGCTTTGGAAAGACGAATTAGCCTAAACCCGATTCTCAACGCTTTTCAAGAAGTGGTGCATCGCTACGACCTGCACGAATATGTTGGGCATTTTATGGAAAGCATGCGGAAAGACCTGTATGTACAAGACTACAAAGACGAAGAAGAATACAAGGCGTATATATATGGTTCGGCGGATGTGGTGGGTTTGATGTGTTTGCGGGTTTTTGTGAACAACGACGAGCAACGCTTTAGGGCATTGAAAAGTTACGCCATTCGATTGGGCTCGGCTTTTCAGAAAGTCAATTTTTTAAGGGATATTCAGGCCGACTTGAGCGATTTGGGACGTTCTTATTTCCCCAATTTACGCAGTACGCAATTGGACAACGGTTCGAAAACGGAGATTATCGAAGATATCGAAGCCGATTTTCATGAAGCTTTCAAAGGAATAGTGCAGCTTCCGATGTCCGGAAGGTTCGGGGTCTATTTGGCTTACCGTTATTATTTGGGGCTTTTGTCGAAGTTAAAACAAATGGACAGCCGCCAGATTATGCGGGGAAGAATTCGCATTTCGAATGGCATAAAATGCGTAATTTTGGTCAAGGCCTTTGTACGCTATAAACTCAAAATGATTTGA
- a CDS encoding rhodanese-like domain-containing protein yields MENQDIEVEELKALLDSGKAIHFFDVRNPDEYEEDNLGATLIPLGDLPHNLDAFDGLEDEDIYIHCRSGARSGRAKQYLEAQGFNKVHNVLGGIMAYREMEA; encoded by the coding sequence ATGGAAAATCAGGACATTGAAGTAGAAGAATTGAAAGCATTGTTGGACAGCGGCAAGGCCATACATTTTTTCGACGTACGGAACCCCGACGAATACGAAGAAGACAATTTAGGTGCCACGTTGATTCCCCTAGGCGACTTGCCTCACAATCTGGATGCCTTCGACGGCCTGGAAGACGAGGACATTTACATCCATTGCCGCAGTGGGGCACGTAGCGGCCGGGCCAAGCAATACCTTGAAGCCCAGGGCTTCAATAAGGTGCACAATGTATTGGGCGGCATAATGGCTTACCGTGAAATGGAGGCCTAA
- a CDS encoding DUF1684 domain-containing protein gives MFKSKAFKWGIALVFLVAAIYSLTMNQGSFADRVAAEREKYLSNLESMENSPIAKIENFEDFNYYPADEKYVINADFEEVISDETFAMMMTDGSREEIATAGTATFELNGEPQKVTLFDEGETLLLPFRDQSNGKETYGGGRYINIKKTNNNRVTIDFNEAHNFYCVYNELFVCPVPPQSNTLTVAVEAGEKVLKKIN, from the coding sequence ATGTTCAAAAGCAAAGCATTCAAATGGGGTATCGCTCTGGTATTTCTTGTAGCGGCCATCTATTCATTGACCATGAACCAAGGTTCTTTTGCCGATCGTGTGGCGGCCGAAAGAGAAAAATACCTGAGCAACTTGGAATCGATGGAAAATTCGCCGATTGCCAAAATCGAGAATTTTGAGGATTTTAATTATTATCCCGCAGATGAAAAATACGTGATCAATGCCGATTTTGAAGAAGTGATTTCGGATGAAACCTTTGCCATGATGATGACCGACGGAAGCCGGGAAGAGATTGCGACCGCAGGTACGGCCACATTCGAATTGAATGGCGAGCCGCAGAAAGTCACGCTTTTCGACGAGGGGGAAACCTTGCTCCTGCCTTTTCGCGACCAAAGCAATGGAAAGGAGACCTATGGCGGGGGGCGTTATATCAATATCAAAAAGACGAACAACAACCGCGTGACGATCGATTTCAATGAAGCCCACAATTTTTATTGCGTGTACAATGAACTGTTCGTGTGCCCTGTGCCGCCCCAATCGAATACGCTGACTGTAGCTGTGGAAGCGGGAGAAAAGGTATTGAAGAAAATTAATTAG
- the ald gene encoding alanine dehydrogenase, translating to MRIGVPTEIKNNENRVALTPSGVRELTLKGHTVFVQDGAGAGSGFQNEAYLVAGAQILSSIEEVYATADMIVKVKEPIEPEYRLIRKNQLVFTYFHFASSQVLTQAMLESGAICIAYETVTAKDGSLPLLVPMSEVAGRMAIQEGAKYLEKPSGGKGILLGGVPGTPRAKVLILGGGVVGTQAAKMAAGLGADVTIMDVNLHRLRYLADIMPANVTTRMSSEMAILEAVKTVDLVIGAVLIPGAKAPNLIKRNMLKLMQPGTVLVDVAVDQGGCIETCVPTTHENPTFVIDEVLHYCVANMPGAVPYTSTLALTNATLPYVIELAEKGWEQAIAENKGLENGLNIKHGEIVHKAVAEAFQPIMA from the coding sequence ATGCGGATCGGGGTTCCTACCGAAATCAAAAATAATGAAAACCGGGTGGCTTTGACACCTTCCGGTGTTCGCGAGTTGACTTTGAAAGGCCATACTGTATTTGTGCAGGATGGAGCTGGAGCGGGCAGCGGTTTTCAGAATGAGGCCTATTTGGTGGCTGGTGCTCAAATATTGAGCAGTATTGAAGAGGTTTATGCCACCGCCGATATGATCGTGAAGGTGAAGGAACCGATTGAGCCAGAATATAGGCTCATCCGCAAAAATCAATTGGTATTTACTTATTTTCATTTTGCCAGCTCTCAAGTATTGACTCAGGCCATGCTTGAGAGTGGTGCAATTTGTATAGCCTACGAAACGGTTACGGCCAAAGACGGCTCGCTGCCTTTGTTGGTGCCGATGTCTGAAGTGGCCGGTAGAATGGCGATACAAGAGGGGGCCAAGTATTTGGAAAAACCTTCGGGTGGTAAAGGCATTTTATTGGGCGGTGTGCCCGGTACGCCTCGGGCCAAGGTCTTGATCTTGGGCGGTGGTGTTGTGGGTACGCAAGCTGCAAAGATGGCCGCAGGCCTTGGAGCGGATGTGACGATCATGGATGTGAACTTGCACCGCCTGCGTTATTTGGCGGATATCATGCCCGCCAATGTCACCACGCGTATGTCGAGCGAAATGGCCATTTTGGAAGCCGTTAAAACGGTTGATCTTGTAATTGGTGCGGTTTTGATTCCCGGTGCGAAGGCCCCGAACTTGATCAAAAGAAACATGCTGAAGCTGATGCAGCCCGGCACGGTTTTGGTCGATGTGGCCGTGGATCAGGGAGGTTGCATTGAAACCTGTGTGCCTACTACGCACGAGAATCCCACTTTTGTAATCGACGAGGTCTTGCATTATTGTGTGGCCAATATGCCGGGAGCGGTACCTTATACCTCTACTTTGGCATTGACAAATGCCACATTGCCCTACGTGATTGAATTGGCTGAGAAAGGATGGGAGCAGGCCATTGCCGAAAATAAGGGCTTAGAAAACGGATTAAACATTAAACATGGTGAAATAGTACACAAGGCTGTAGCGGAAGCTTTTCAGCCCATCATGGCTTAA
- a CDS encoding phytoene desaturase family protein produces MPKRITILGAGFSSLAAACYLAKAGYDVSVLEKNSTVGGRARQLCRDGFTFDIGPTFYWMPDVFERFFNDFGRSASDFYTLLRLDPGYQVVFSEQDSLCVSADFEETKRTFESVEEGSGRKLEKFMHNAESNYEIAIKDLVYRPGESIFEIVTPQTALKLGSFVDTIKRQVARTADHAYLRMVLEFPVLFLGAKPSNTPSFYNFMNYADLKLGTWHPKGGMHQVALALENLAKSLGVKIHTQAEVQGFDWEADEIKAVRTQNAVHEADIVLSGADYQHTESLLPSEKRQYSVAYWNSRTFAPSALLFYVAFDKKLKNIAHHVLFFDSDFEVHAKSIYDSNSWPEDPLFYASFPSLTDDFAAPDGKEAGIFLIPISPDLEDTDEIREKYFNLIIERLERLTQQNVKHDILFKESFCVNDFKSEYNSFKGNAYGLANTLWQTHVLRPRLKSKKVDNLYFTGQLTLPGPGVPPALISGKVVSDLIQKYHGKV; encoded by the coding sequence ATGCCCAAACGTATAACCATACTCGGTGCAGGATTTTCATCCTTGGCTGCCGCATGTTACTTAGCAAAAGCGGGTTATGATGTGTCTGTGCTGGAAAAGAACAGTACGGTTGGCGGCCGAGCCCGGCAATTGTGCAGAGATGGATTTACATTCGACATTGGTCCCACGTTCTATTGGATGCCCGACGTGTTCGAGCGTTTTTTCAACGATTTTGGCCGTTCGGCGAGCGATTTTTATACCCTTCTGCGTTTGGATCCCGGTTATCAGGTGGTGTTTTCAGAGCAGGACAGTTTGTGTGTTTCAGCTGATTTTGAAGAGACCAAGCGTACTTTTGAAAGTGTGGAAGAAGGGAGTGGCCGCAAGCTCGAGAAGTTTATGCACAACGCCGAAAGCAATTATGAGATTGCGATCAAAGACTTGGTGTACCGCCCAGGCGAAAGCATTTTTGAAATAGTCACACCGCAAACGGCTTTGAAATTGGGCTCTTTCGTCGATACGATAAAACGACAAGTAGCCCGCACGGCCGATCATGCTTATTTAAGAATGGTGCTTGAGTTTCCTGTGCTGTTTTTGGGAGCCAAACCGTCCAATACGCCTTCGTTTTACAATTTCATGAATTATGCCGATTTGAAATTGGGCACTTGGCATCCGAAAGGGGGCATGCACCAAGTGGCTTTGGCTTTGGAAAATTTGGCTAAATCCTTGGGTGTAAAGATTCATACGCAAGCGGAAGTGCAAGGTTTTGATTGGGAAGCGGACGAGATTAAGGCTGTACGTACGCAAAATGCTGTTCATGAGGCAGATATAGTTTTGAGTGGGGCAGATTACCAACACACGGAAAGCCTGTTGCCTTCAGAGAAAAGGCAGTATTCTGTAGCGTATTGGAATTCACGAACCTTTGCTCCATCGGCTCTTCTTTTCTATGTAGCCTTTGATAAGAAACTGAAAAATATAGCTCATCATGTATTGTTTTTCGACAGCGATTTTGAAGTGCACGCAAAAAGCATTTACGATAGCAATTCTTGGCCGGAAGATCCTCTTTTTTATGCGAGCTTTCCCAGCCTAACAGACGATTTCGCAGCCCCTGATGGAAAGGAGGCAGGCATTTTTTTAATTCCAATTTCACCGGATTTAGAAGATACCGACGAGATAAGAGAGAAATATTTCAATTTGATTATTGAGCGTTTAGAACGTTTGACGCAACAAAATGTAAAACACGACATCTTGTTCAAAGAGTCTTTCTGCGTAAACGATTTCAAATCGGAGTACAATTCTTTCAAGGGCAATGCCTACGGTTTGGCCAATACATTGTGGCAAACCCATGTGCTGAGGCCTAGACTAAAGAGCAAAAAAGTGGATAACCTGTATTTTACGGGCCAACTGACATTGCCCGGCCCGGGCGTACCGCCCGCTTTGATTTCTGGAAAAGTTGTGAGCGATCTAATTCAAAAATATCACGGAAAAGTATGA